A genomic region of Catalinimonas niigatensis contains the following coding sequences:
- a CDS encoding DMT family transporter produces MKQALRKERFKVSPQWLPWLILAVLALVWGSSFILIKKGLNAFSAGEVGALRIVSAAAFLLPIAAPKVAKLTHRQLLILLIIGFVGSFIPAFLFAFAQTSISSSLTGILNALTPLCTLLLGAAFFGQAITTKSGMGLGIGFIGSLILILGGTGNSLGEINLYALLVIGATICYGLNLNIIKNYTPELHPVVITGVSLLFVGPLAAAYLFGLTDFAEHVQQPEALWPLLALVALGVIGTALALILFNKLVQMQTAVFASSVTYIIPIVAVVWGVLDGEALSIYHFLGMGAILCGVYVANRH; encoded by the coding sequence ATGAAGCAGGCTTTACGCAAAGAACGGTTCAAAGTCTCTCCTCAGTGGCTGCCCTGGCTGATCCTGGCCGTATTGGCACTGGTCTGGGGAAGTTCTTTTATTCTGATCAAAAAAGGGCTGAATGCTTTTTCTGCCGGTGAAGTCGGTGCTTTGCGCATCGTATCAGCGGCAGCTTTTCTTCTACCCATTGCTGCCCCTAAAGTGGCTAAACTAACGCATAGGCAATTGCTGATCCTGCTGATCATTGGGTTTGTGGGCAGTTTTATTCCTGCTTTTCTATTTGCCTTCGCTCAGACTTCCATCAGCAGTTCACTTACCGGTATTCTCAATGCATTGACTCCACTTTGTACCTTGCTGCTAGGGGCAGCTTTCTTCGGACAAGCAATCACGACCAAGAGTGGGATGGGTTTGGGCATAGGCTTTATCGGCTCTCTTATTCTGATTCTGGGAGGCACAGGTAATAGCCTTGGAGAAATTAATTTGTATGCGCTCTTGGTTATAGGGGCTACGATCTGCTATGGATTAAACCTGAATATCATTAAAAACTATACGCCAGAGTTGCATCCGGTAGTCATCACAGGCGTTTCTTTGCTTTTTGTAGGACCACTGGCAGCAGCTTATTTGTTTGGTTTAACTGATTTTGCGGAGCATGTACAGCAGCCTGAAGCACTTTGGCCTCTGCTGGCCTTAGTGGCGCTGGGCGTGATAGGCACAGCATTGGCGTTGATACTATTTAACAAACTGGTACAAATGCAAACCGCTGTCTTTGCCAGTTCAGTGACCTACATCATTCCGATTGTAGCCGTAGTATGGGGAGTACTGGACGGGGAGGCTTTGTCTATTTACCACTTCCTGGGCATGGGGGCAATTCTTTGTGGCGTTTACGTGGCCAACCGACATTAG
- the dusB gene encoding tRNA dihydrouridine synthase DusB: MVRIGNLELGDFPLLLAPMEDVSDPPFRAVCKENGADMMYTEFISADGLIRDAEKSVEKLDIYDYERPIGIQIFGDKIDPMRQAAAIAEEAGPELIDINYGCPVKKVACKGAGAGILLDLSKMQKMTAEIVKQVKLPVTVKTRLGWDDSTIKILEAAKRLQDVGIQALTIHGRTRQQMYKGLANWDYIAEVKNHPDIHIPIFGNGDIDSPEKALEYKNKYGVDGIMIGRAAIGYPWIFREIKHFLQTGEKLAPPTMRERVATAKKHLEFSVEWKGERKGLFEMRRHYTNYFKGIADFKPYRMRLVESDSAAEISELLDQVAEQYDGYFRQEAIIG, translated from the coding sequence TTGGTACGGATAGGTAATTTAGAACTTGGAGATTTTCCTCTCTTACTCGCCCCTATGGAAGATGTAAGCGACCCGCCTTTTCGGGCGGTCTGCAAAGAAAACGGGGCAGACATGATGTATACTGAGTTCATCTCCGCCGACGGCCTGATACGTGATGCTGAGAAAAGTGTGGAGAAGCTCGATATTTATGACTATGAACGCCCGATCGGCATCCAAATCTTTGGTGATAAAATAGACCCTATGCGCCAAGCAGCGGCTATTGCTGAAGAGGCAGGGCCAGAACTGATAGATATCAACTATGGCTGTCCGGTAAAAAAAGTCGCCTGCAAAGGTGCAGGGGCAGGTATACTATTGGATCTGTCTAAGATGCAGAAGATGACTGCCGAAATTGTGAAGCAGGTCAAACTTCCGGTCACGGTGAAAACTCGTCTGGGCTGGGATGACAGTACTATCAAAATACTAGAAGCGGCCAAACGTCTGCAGGATGTAGGCATACAGGCTTTGACCATTCATGGGCGTACCCGCCAGCAGATGTACAAAGGCTTAGCCAACTGGGATTATATCGCCGAAGTAAAAAATCACCCTGACATTCACATTCCTATCTTTGGCAATGGTGACATTGACTCTCCTGAAAAAGCTTTAGAATATAAAAACAAATATGGTGTAGATGGCATCATGATCGGACGGGCAGCTATTGGCTACCCCTGGATATTCAGGGAAATCAAGCATTTTCTGCAAACCGGTGAAAAGTTAGCCCCACCTACCATGCGGGAAAGAGTGGCCACCGCTAAGAAACATCTGGAATTTTCTGTAGAATGGAAGGGTGAGCGCAAAGGTCTATTTGAGATGCGTCGTCACTACACCAATTATTTTAAAGGAATCGCTGACTTCAAACCCTACCGCATGCGGTTGGTTGAGTCTGACTCTGCGGCAGAAATCAGTGAACTGCTGGATCAGGTAGCGGAGCAGTACGATGGATATTTCCGCCAGGAAGCGATCATCGGATGA
- a CDS encoding CPBP family intramembrane glutamic endopeptidase, which produces MIKESEEYYAEPKRNIFASLLLLIGFIMLGLILGNLAGIVISLPLFGADYQSLLSAFTDPASSPYSRQALLIIQACSSLFGFIFAPLAFWKFIEKKSVPSIFHNRYLEIVLILLVGVSVIGFMLANSVVIEWNMNLDLGLFSASFEEWASAKEEELKELTEYITRFESIGGLLVGVLVIAVFPAIGEELVFRGLGQRMLQGLTRSPHAGIWIAAFLFSFIHLQFYGFFPRFLLGALFGYLYYWSGNLWYPIFAHFVNNGFTLIMLYLYQQKTTDLNVEATEVVPLGTALLALLVTIGLLIYFRKRIFQLRMVHDER; this is translated from the coding sequence ATGATAAAAGAATCTGAAGAATATTATGCAGAACCAAAGCGCAATATCTTTGCTTCTCTGTTACTGTTGATAGGTTTTATTATGCTAGGGCTTATTCTGGGAAATCTAGCGGGTATTGTTATTTCGCTGCCTCTGTTTGGGGCAGATTACCAGAGCTTGCTTTCTGCTTTTACTGACCCTGCTTCCTCGCCATACTCCAGGCAGGCGCTGCTCATTATTCAGGCCTGTAGTTCTCTGTTTGGTTTCATTTTTGCCCCTTTGGCATTTTGGAAATTTATTGAGAAAAAAAGTGTACCCAGTATTTTTCATAACAGATACCTTGAAATTGTGCTTATACTATTGGTAGGGGTATCAGTGATTGGTTTTATGTTGGCCAATTCGGTAGTAATAGAATGGAATATGAATCTGGACCTTGGTTTATTTTCTGCTTCATTTGAGGAATGGGCAAGTGCCAAAGAGGAAGAACTTAAAGAATTGACAGAATACATCACGCGCTTTGAGTCTATTGGTGGTCTGCTGGTAGGAGTGTTGGTTATTGCGGTATTTCCCGCTATTGGAGAAGAACTGGTATTTAGAGGTTTAGGGCAAAGAATGCTTCAGGGTTTAACCCGCAGCCCTCACGCAGGTATTTGGATTGCGGCCTTTCTGTTCAGCTTTATCCACTTGCAGTTTTACGGTTTTTTTCCACGCTTCTTACTCGGAGCTTTGTTTGGTTATTTATACTATTGGTCAGGTAATTTGTGGTATCCTATATTTGCACACTTTGTTAATAATGGGTTTACCCTGATCATGCTTTATCTGTACCAGCAAAAAACTACCGATCTGAATGTAGAGGCGACTGAGGTCGTTCCTTTGGGAACGGCTTTGCTGGCTTTATTAGTGACAATAGGATTGCTTATTTATTTTAGGAAAAGGATCTTTCAACTGAGGATGGTGCACGATGAACGGTAA
- a CDS encoding putative signal transducing protein, producing MNGKWQKVYTTSMMYRAEIVKAVLEDHHLKPVLVDKQDTSHHFGAIELYVAPDEVMNAMKIIEDDISFK from the coding sequence ATGAACGGTAAATGGCAAAAGGTATATACCACCAGCATGATGTATAGGGCTGAAATTGTTAAAGCAGTATTAGAAGACCATCATTTAAAACCGGTATTGGTTGATAAACAGGATACTTCTCATCATTTTGGCGCTATAGAGCTATATGTAGCACCCGATGAAGTAATGAATGCCATGAAAATCATTGAAGATGATATCAGTTTTAAATAA
- a CDS encoding phosphatidate cytidylyltransferase — MISVLNKYNNITQRVITAIVGILIIIFSVYFSMWSYFALFFSICVLSQLEFYKLTGLDGMLPLKSAGTFAGGLTYCLSFFIESGMLEPKYYLLIFPATASIFFIKLYKKSDKKPFTNIAYTLCGIFYVAVPFALLNVIAFSRGEYSFQIVLGILSLFWASDSGAYFAGVKYGRTQLFARVSPKKSWEGSIGGAVTALLTASLLSLFYQDLDSWQWLIVGAIIVVAGTYGDLVESLFKRSIAIKDSGSKLPGHGGFLDRFDGLLISSHFIMLFLKIF; from the coding sequence ATGATATCAGTTTTAAATAAATACAACAACATTACCCAGAGAGTCATTACTGCCATTGTTGGTATTCTTATCATCATTTTTTCCGTGTATTTCAGCATGTGGAGCTATTTCGCGCTCTTCTTCTCTATTTGTGTGCTTTCCCAGTTAGAGTTTTATAAGCTCACAGGTCTGGATGGTATGCTACCGCTTAAGTCTGCCGGAACCTTTGCCGGGGGACTTACTTACTGTCTCAGTTTTTTCATAGAAAGTGGTATGCTTGAGCCCAAATATTATTTGCTCATCTTTCCCGCAACAGCAAGTATTTTTTTTATCAAATTGTATAAAAAATCGGATAAAAAACCTTTTACCAACATAGCCTATACTTTGTGTGGTATTTTTTATGTGGCCGTACCTTTTGCGTTACTAAATGTAATAGCTTTCTCCAGAGGAGAGTACAGTTTTCAGATTGTGCTGGGGATACTTTCCCTGTTCTGGGCCAGTGATTCAGGAGCCTATTTTGCTGGGGTAAAATACGGTAGAACACAACTCTTTGCGCGGGTTTCTCCCAAAAAATCCTGGGAAGGAAGCATTGGTGGGGCTGTTACAGCTCTGCTAACTGCTAGCCTGCTCTCTTTATTTTATCAGGATTTAGATTCCTGGCAGTGGTTAATTGTTGGAGCCATTATTGTAGTGGCAGGTACGTACGGTGATTTAGTAGAATCCCTATTTAAAAGAAGCATTGCAATTAAAGACTCAGGATCAAAGTTGCCCGGTCACGGAGGTTTTCTTGACCGTTTTGACGGCTTACTTATCTCTTCCCACTTCATAATGCTTTTTTTGAAAATTTTTTAA
- a CDS encoding Glu/Leu/Phe/Val family dehydrogenase gives MTYVEPAPIKDKENPFESMMSRFHIASQALGLNDEVYNVLKNPVKQVIVSLPITMDDGSIRVFEGYRVIHSNILGPSKGGVRYDMGVNLDEVKALAAWMTWKCAVVDIPYGGAKGGIRCNPRQMSSGEIERLTRAYTQEMINIFGPDRDIPAPDMGTGPNEMAWLMDEYSRAHGMTINSVVTGKPLVLGGSLGRTEATGRGVMVSAFAALEKLKINPYKATVAVQGFGNVGSFAALLMEERGCKVVAISDVSGAYYNAEGINIKEALNYRTANNGSLDGFSGGDKMDGEELLTLEVDILVPAAMEDVITIRNADRIQAKLIVEGANGPTSAKADDIINSKGVLVVPDIMANAGGVTVSYFEWVQNRLGYKWTRDRVNRRSDRIMKDAFEKVYQTAIKYGVSMRIAAYIVAIDKVANTYKYRGGF, from the coding sequence ATGACTTACGTAGAACCGGCTCCTATAAAGGATAAAGAGAATCCTTTTGAGTCTATGATGTCGAGATTCCACATCGCTTCCCAAGCTTTGGGATTGAATGATGAAGTGTATAATGTATTAAAAAACCCCGTAAAACAGGTTATCGTTTCCTTGCCCATCACGATGGATGATGGATCGATCCGGGTTTTTGAAGGATACCGGGTAATTCACTCCAACATATTGGGGCCATCCAAAGGGGGTGTACGCTATGATATGGGCGTAAACCTGGATGAGGTAAAGGCATTGGCAGCCTGGATGACCTGGAAATGTGCGGTGGTGGATATTCCTTATGGCGGTGCCAAAGGAGGAATACGTTGTAATCCCCGCCAGATGTCGTCCGGTGAAATTGAAAGACTTACCCGTGCCTATACCCAGGAGATGATTAATATTTTTGGGCCAGATCGCGATATTCCTGCTCCTGATATGGGTACAGGGCCCAATGAAATGGCCTGGCTGATGGATGAGTACTCCCGTGCACATGGCATGACCATCAATTCGGTGGTGACAGGTAAGCCCTTGGTACTGGGTGGTTCGTTGGGGCGTACTGAGGCTACTGGACGTGGAGTAATGGTGTCTGCTTTTGCAGCCCTCGAAAAGCTGAAGATCAATCCTTACAAAGCTACTGTAGCAGTACAGGGCTTTGGTAATGTGGGTTCATTTGCTGCCTTGCTGATGGAAGAAAGGGGTTGTAAAGTGGTAGCCATCAGTGATGTATCGGGCGCATATTACAATGCGGAAGGTATCAATATCAAAGAAGCTTTAAACTATCGGACAGCCAACAATGGTAGCCTTGATGGATTTAGTGGTGGAGATAAAATGGATGGAGAAGAACTGTTGACTTTAGAAGTAGACATTCTTGTACCTGCTGCAATGGAAGACGTTATTACCATACGCAATGCTGACCGGATTCAGGCCAAATTGATCGTAGAAGGAGCGAATGGCCCTACTTCAGCCAAGGCAGATGATATTATTAATAGCAAAGGCGTATTGGTAGTACCTGATATTATGGCCAATGCCGGAGGTGTAACCGTATCTTATTTTGAATGGGTACAAAATCGTCTGGGATACAAATGGACCCGGGATAGGGTCAACCGCCGTTCTGACCGGATTATGAAAGATGCTTTTGAGAAAGTATACCAAACGGCTATCAAATATGGGGTTTCTATGCGAATTGCAGCCTATATTGTAGCTATAGACAAGGTAGCGAATACTTACAAATATAGAGGAGGGTTTTAG
- a CDS encoding phosphatidylserine decarboxylase family protein — protein sequence MKIHKEGRTLLLVLLLILIVANLLLINLLPDRQDVHRSTIIASAIFYLLILQFFRNPRVLIEGSDELVLAPADGKVVVIEEVEEHEYFHGARRLQISIFMSPLNVHINRNPVSGIIKYFKYHAGQYLVAWHPKSSTDNERTTVVVELQNGLEVMVRQIAGAMARRIKWYVDEGDMIKQGEEFGFIKFGSRVDVFLPIGSRVKVAIGDKTKAGRTVIAELYED from the coding sequence ATGAAAATCCACAAAGAAGGCCGTACTTTATTACTGGTGCTACTGCTTATACTGATAGTAGCCAACCTGTTATTGATCAATTTGCTTCCGGATAGACAGGATGTACACAGATCTACAATAATCGCCAGTGCGATATTTTATCTGCTCATCCTTCAGTTTTTTCGGAATCCAAGAGTGCTCATTGAAGGTAGTGATGAACTGGTATTGGCTCCTGCTGATGGAAAAGTAGTGGTGATTGAGGAAGTGGAAGAGCATGAGTATTTTCATGGCGCAAGACGTTTGCAGATTTCCATCTTTATGTCACCACTGAATGTACATATCAACCGCAATCCGGTTTCTGGTATTATCAAATATTTTAAATATCATGCAGGACAGTACCTGGTAGCCTGGCATCCTAAGTCCAGTACGGATAACGAAAGAACTACGGTAGTAGTAGAACTTCAGAACGGACTGGAAGTAATGGTAAGGCAGATTGCCGGAGCCATGGCCAGGAGGATCAAGTGGTATGTGGATGAGGGAGACATGATCAAGCAGGGAGAGGAGTTCGGATTTATCAAATTTGGCTCTCGCGTAGATGTGTTTCTGCCTATAGGATCGCGGGTCAAAGTGGCGATTGGAGATAAAACAAAAGCCGGACGAACTGTTATCGCTGAATTGTATGAAGATTAA
- a CDS encoding serine hydrolase domain-containing protein, with translation MRKSLPAKLTSLLFLLLFISASLLAQQLYYPEKTAWEKKAPAELGFDTERLQVAVDFALNHEYEGARDLRIAILKGFEREPYHELAGPVRERGGPAGVILKNGYIVAQWGDVERVDMTFSVTKSYLSTTAGLALDEGLIKNAQDQVSEYVWDDTFEGAHNSQITWDHLLTQSSDWSGSLFGMQDWADRPPAEGDIDDWKNRTLLAPGTNFEYNDVRVNALAYALLQVWRKPLPLVLKEKIMNPIGASSTWRWYGYENSFVTIDGLKMQSVSGGGHSGGGIFINTLDHARFGLLFLRKGKWNDQQLISEAWIENIQQPSTANESYGYMWWLNRGEGKWEGVDESVYYAAGFGGNFIVIDEAHDLVVVTRWLNPPQIGEMMKLVTDALKK, from the coding sequence ATGAGAAAATCATTACCCGCCAAACTGACTTCTCTTCTGTTTCTTTTACTTTTTATCAGCGCCTCCCTCTTGGCGCAACAGTTGTATTATCCAGAAAAAACTGCTTGGGAGAAAAAAGCGCCTGCAGAGCTGGGGTTTGATACCGAAAGGCTCCAGGTAGCCGTTGATTTTGCCCTGAACCATGAATATGAGGGTGCGCGTGACCTAAGAATCGCTATTCTCAAAGGTTTTGAACGGGAACCTTATCATGAATTGGCAGGGCCTGTCAGAGAAAGAGGTGGACCGGCAGGTGTGATCCTCAAAAATGGCTACATCGTAGCCCAATGGGGCGATGTGGAACGAGTAGATATGACTTTCAGCGTTACAAAAAGTTACCTCTCAACCACTGCTGGCCTTGCCTTGGATGAAGGGTTGATCAAAAATGCACAAGATCAGGTAAGCGAGTATGTGTGGGATGATACTTTTGAAGGCGCCCATAATAGTCAAATCACCTGGGATCATCTGCTCACACAATCTTCCGATTGGTCAGGTAGTTTATTTGGTATGCAGGACTGGGCAGACCGTCCTCCGGCAGAAGGAGATATAGATGATTGGAAGAACCGGACTTTACTGGCACCGGGAACTAATTTTGAATATAACGATGTCCGTGTGAATGCATTGGCTTATGCACTCCTACAGGTCTGGCGCAAACCTCTTCCACTTGTTCTCAAAGAAAAAATTATGAACCCTATTGGGGCTTCCTCCACCTGGCGTTGGTATGGTTATGAAAATTCTTTCGTTACTATTGATGGTCTCAAGATGCAGTCGGTAAGTGGTGGTGGACACTCAGGAGGAGGTATTTTCATCAATACCCTGGATCATGCACGTTTTGGTCTGCTATTTTTGAGAAAAGGAAAGTGGAACGACCAACAACTTATTTCTGAAGCATGGATAGAGAATATTCAGCAGCCCTCTACTGCTAATGAAAGCTATGGATACATGTGGTGGCTCAACCGGGGTGAAGGTAAATGGGAGGGAGTAGATGAATCTGTTTATTATGCTGCCGGTTTTGGAGGCAATTTTATTGTCATAGATGAGGCACATGATCTGGTAGTTGTTACCCGCTGGCTAAATCCTCCACAAATTGGAGAAATGATGAAACTGGTGACAGATGCCTTGAAAAAATAA